In the Sediminibacter sp. Hel_I_10 genome, one interval contains:
- a CDS encoding vanadium-dependent haloperoxidase — protein MKTSFSFLIVILILFGCKNNQAQKNQDSLKLTEPRGVENIAYKWGHMALVAQANDTQKFKPRPTVTSRYLGLIFVSVFDAWSIYDEKAIPVYLEGVDKRSLKEQTLKNKEIAISYAAFRTLNEYYSSDKELFANFMRELGLDPNNQSLDPATPEGIGNLAAKAVIEARKGDGSNQYGEEEGSNGKPYFNYVKYAPVNSVDENIDPNRWQPKNFSDGKGGQFAPGCLTPFWDKVDPIALKSGDQFRPGPPPMIGSKQLEIEVKELIDLQANLTDHQKALVEFMRDGPQSVQQAGHWLKFAQDVSRRDNHKLDEDVKMYFYNQIVAMDAFIASWDSKMYYDFARPYALVHEYYGGEKIKAWGGVGKGMVEMDGSQWRPYSPDTFLCPPFPSYTSGHSTISGACAEALRLWTGSDKFGSEVQLVAGAMTEPDNLGDTITLEFPTFTKTAEMAGMSRVLGGYHIQADNVAGLELGRNVANEAWTFYKLHVGEL, from the coding sequence AAAAACAATCAAGCTCAAAAGAATCAAGATTCCCTAAAGCTAACAGAACCTAGGGGTGTTGAAAATATTGCCTATAAATGGGGACATATGGCATTAGTGGCTCAAGCTAACGATACCCAAAAATTCAAACCAAGGCCTACAGTAACCTCTCGTTATTTGGGATTGATATTCGTTTCTGTTTTTGATGCTTGGTCAATATATGATGAAAAAGCCATTCCTGTATATCTTGAGGGTGTGGATAAAAGATCATTAAAAGAACAAACGCTTAAGAATAAAGAAATAGCTATTAGCTACGCCGCGTTTAGAACCTTAAATGAATATTACTCATCAGACAAAGAGTTATTCGCTAATTTTATGAGAGAATTAGGACTGGACCCAAATAATCAATCATTAGATCCTGCTACTCCTGAGGGAATTGGTAATTTAGCTGCAAAAGCAGTTATTGAAGCCCGAAAGGGAGATGGCTCAAATCAGTATGGTGAAGAAGAAGGATCTAATGGAAAGCCATATTTCAATTATGTGAAATACGCTCCTGTTAATTCAGTGGATGAAAATATAGATCCAAACCGTTGGCAACCCAAAAATTTTTCGGATGGAAAAGGAGGTCAATTTGCGCCTGGATGTCTAACGCCTTTTTGGGATAAGGTAGACCCCATAGCCTTAAAATCTGGAGATCAATTTCGACCAGGTCCACCTCCCATGATAGGTTCTAAACAGCTGGAAATTGAAGTTAAGGAACTTATTGATCTGCAAGCCAACTTAACTGATCACCAGAAGGCATTGGTTGAATTCATGAGAGATGGCCCCCAATCCGTCCAACAAGCTGGTCACTGGTTGAAATTTGCCCAAGATGTGTCTCGCAGAGATAATCACAAACTTGATGAAGATGTTAAAATGTATTTCTATAATCAAATTGTTGCGATGGATGCTTTTATTGCTTCTTGGGATTCAAAAATGTATTATGACTTTGCAAGACCCTATGCACTGGTTCATGAATATTACGGTGGAGAAAAAATAAAGGCATGGGGTGGAGTCGGAAAAGGCATGGTGGAAATGGATGGAAGCCAATGGCGGCCCTATTCACCAGATACATTCTTATGTCCACCATTTCCAAGTTATACTTCTGGTCACAGTACTATTAGTGGAGCCTGTGCAGAAGCCTTAAGACTGTGGACGGGAAGCGACAAATTTGGTTCGGAAGTTCAATTGGTTGCTGGAGCAATGACCGAGCCTGATAATTTGGGGGACACCATCACATTAGAATTTCCAACATTTACAAAAACAGCGGAAATGGCAGGTATGTCTCGGGTTTTAGGCGGTTATCACATTCAAGCAGATAACGTTGCTGGATTGGAATTGGGTAGAAATGTAGCGAACGAAGCATGGACATTTTATAAATTACATGTTGGTGAATTATAA
- a CDS encoding sialate O-acetylesterase, whose protein sequence is MTYYLKLLLILGVLIPSFAISQQKAKDTIKVFYLGGQSNMDGYGYNSDLPPSLNKEFKDVFIFHGNSVPDEQENGGLGKWETLKPGHGTDFTLNSDKNKLSNRFGIELSFAKKLQELYPNQKFAFIKYSRGGTSIDTLAAGPFGSWDVDYKGTNGINQYDHFLTTLQTALSTNDIDGDGKEDLLIPSGILWMQGESDAAYTEQIANNYYNHLKRLMDLMRANFHSDDLPVVIGKISDSWNDKDGKVWDYGELVQYAQEKYVKTDKNAAIVRSTRYYKYSDRWHYDSEGYIDLGEKFAEAIFHLQKK, encoded by the coding sequence ATGACATATTATTTAAAACTGCTGCTCATCCTTGGTGTTCTAATTCCTTCCTTTGCCATAAGCCAGCAAAAGGCCAAAGATACTATCAAAGTTTTTTACCTTGGAGGACAATCGAATATGGATGGCTATGGATACAATTCTGATTTACCTCCATCGTTAAACAAAGAATTCAAAGATGTCTTTATCTTTCACGGGAATTCCGTTCCAGATGAACAAGAAAATGGAGGATTGGGGAAATGGGAAACATTAAAACCAGGACATGGCACTGACTTTACATTGAATTCTGATAAAAATAAGCTCTCCAATCGGTTCGGTATTGAATTATCATTTGCAAAAAAATTACAGGAGTTATATCCAAATCAAAAATTCGCCTTTATAAAATATTCCAGAGGTGGTACTTCCATCGATACGCTTGCCGCTGGTCCATTTGGGTCATGGGATGTGGATTACAAAGGCACCAATGGAATCAACCAATATGACCATTTCTTGACGACACTGCAAACAGCACTAAGTACGAATGACATCGATGGCGACGGCAAAGAAGATCTTCTGATTCCTTCTGGAATTCTCTGGATGCAAGGAGAGAGTGATGCAGCATACACAGAACAAATTGCCAACAATTATTATAATCATCTCAAACGTCTAATGGATTTGATGCGCGCTAACTTCCACTCTGATGATTTACCTGTAGTCATAGGAAAAATATCAGATTCTTGGAATGACAAGGATGGCAAGGTTTGGGATTATGGTGAACTGGTTCAATATGCACAGGAAAAATATGTGAAAACTGATAAAAATGCTGCAATAGTGCGTAGCACCAGATATTATAAGTATTCAGACCGGTGGCATTATGATAGTGAGGGCTATATCGATTTAGGAGAAAAATTTGCAGAAGCTATATTTCATTTACAAAAGAAATAA
- a CDS encoding aldo/keto reductase produces MHKRTLGKNGLEISEVGLGCWQIGANWGDEIGKQEAFKILDAAVDNGVTFFDTADVYGDGRSEELIGAFLKNSKADIKVATKFGRGSNVFPDNYTEKALIESVNASCKRLGVDSLDLIQLHCIPLEALKQGDIFEWLRKLQKEGKIKHFGASVESVEQGLICLNEEGLQSLQVIYNIFRQKLTDELLPQAKEKEVGIIVRLPLASGLLTGKFTKQTHFKENDHRNFNQDGDAFNVGETFAGLPFKIGVELADELKSFAPENYSMTDMALRWILDHEAVSTIIPGASSPKHIKNNAKASELSPLPDELMNKLESFYKEKVHQHIRGVY; encoded by the coding sequence ATGCATAAAAGAACATTAGGCAAAAATGGCCTCGAAATTAGTGAAGTTGGTTTAGGGTGTTGGCAAATCGGGGCTAATTGGGGCGATGAAATCGGTAAACAAGAAGCCTTTAAAATTTTAGATGCAGCCGTGGATAATGGCGTTACTTTTTTTGATACCGCTGATGTTTATGGCGATGGAAGAAGTGAGGAATTAATAGGAGCGTTTTTAAAGAACTCCAAAGCTGATATTAAAGTGGCAACAAAATTTGGTAGAGGTTCCAATGTTTTTCCTGACAACTATACTGAAAAAGCCTTAATTGAAAGTGTAAATGCTTCTTGTAAACGACTTGGTGTGGATTCATTAGATTTAATTCAACTACACTGCATTCCTCTTGAAGCATTAAAACAAGGTGACATATTTGAATGGTTACGGAAGCTTCAAAAAGAAGGAAAAATCAAACATTTTGGTGCCAGTGTAGAAAGTGTTGAGCAAGGATTGATTTGCCTCAATGAAGAAGGCCTTCAATCGCTTCAGGTCATTTATAATATTTTCAGACAAAAGTTAACGGATGAATTATTACCACAAGCCAAAGAAAAAGAGGTTGGCATTATCGTTCGTTTGCCATTAGCTAGTGGTTTACTCACCGGAAAATTCACCAAACAAACCCACTTTAAGGAAAATGACCATAGAAATTTCAACCAAGATGGCGATGCCTTTAACGTGGGTGAAACCTTTGCTGGACTTCCCTTTAAAATTGGAGTCGAATTGGCGGATGAGTTAAAATCATTTGCTCCAGAAAACTACTCCATGACAGACATGGCGCTTCGATGGATTCTAGACCACGAGGCGGTCTCAACCATCATTCCTGGGGCAAGTTCACCTAAACACATAAAGAACAATGCAAAAGCAAGCGAGCTATCACCTCTTCCTGATGAATTAATGAATAAACTAGAATCGTTCTATAAGGAGAAGGTACATCAGCATATTCGTGGGGTTTACTAG
- a CDS encoding alpha/beta hydrolase-fold protein codes for MVLLLTTVSSMYAQDPNFHVYLSFGQSNMEGAAKIEAQDTINVNERFQVLETLDCPNLDRKKGEWYTAVPPLCRCNTGLTPVDYFGRTMIDNLPKDVSVGVINVAVGGCKIALFDKDRYKEYAKTAPDWMKNMIAEYDGNPYGRLVEMAKIAQTKGVIKGILLHQGESNTGDSLWPQQVKVVYDHLLKDLDLEPNSVPLLAGEVVHADQNGVCASMNDIISKLPETIPSASVISSRGCSVLPDNLHFDAEGYRTLGNRYAQKMLTLYGYVPNRDAYAMVLQAPFGFDLENSSIKHGKVEMISYTSKTVGTTRKANVYTPPGYSKDKKYPVLYLLHGIGGDENEWMKGGNPQIILDNLYAQGKVQPMIVVMPNGRAMKDDRATGDIMAKDKVEAFATFEKDLLNDLIPYIEKNYPVLKDREQRAIAGLSMGGGQSLNFGLGNLDTFAWVGGFSSAPNTKAPKELVPNPEKAKDKLKLLWISCGDADGLLPFSQRTHDYLFENDVPHIYYLEPGYHDFKVWKNGLYMFSQQLFKPVDDSSFSKYSVLGQASKTNMNDAKYPQVLPDNRVIFKVKAPNANQVSVKFGKEYNMMKDGAGQWMVTTDPLDEGFHYYVLNIDGAEVVDPSTDTYYGMERLASGVEIPGKDQEFYALKDVPHGNVQEILFASKSTRATRRAFVYTPPGYGTDASKTYPVLYLQHGWGENETSWSKQGHANLIMDNLIAENKIEPFIIVMAYGMTNEVKWGKLNEFDVTRFQTVLVDELIPYIDANFRTKANQDNRAMAGLSMGGYETKLITLNRPEMFSHYAILSGGTYTPEDLEKHQNLKLVFLSSGSKENPEGIKSATSALKDAGINAASYISEGTAHEFLTWRRGLRELAMLLFKE; via the coding sequence ATGGTTCTTTTGCTCACAACTGTCAGCAGTATGTATGCCCAAGACCCAAATTTTCATGTGTATTTAAGTTTCGGCCAATCTAATATGGAAGGCGCCGCGAAAATTGAAGCTCAAGACACCATCAATGTGAATGAACGGTTCCAGGTGTTGGAAACTTTGGACTGCCCAAATCTCGATAGGAAAAAAGGGGAGTGGTATACAGCCGTTCCGCCCTTATGTCGCTGTAATACAGGATTAACGCCTGTTGATTACTTTGGTAGAACGATGATTGACAACTTGCCGAAAGATGTTAGCGTTGGAGTCATCAATGTTGCGGTTGGTGGTTGTAAAATAGCCTTGTTCGATAAAGACCGTTATAAGGAATATGCTAAAACAGCACCAGATTGGATGAAGAACATGATTGCGGAATACGATGGTAATCCATACGGCAGATTGGTGGAAATGGCTAAAATTGCTCAAACAAAAGGAGTTATCAAAGGCATTTTGTTGCATCAGGGCGAATCGAATACAGGAGATTCGCTTTGGCCGCAACAAGTAAAAGTGGTTTATGATCATTTATTGAAGGATTTAGATTTGGAACCGAACAGCGTTCCTTTATTGGCGGGAGAAGTGGTTCACGCAGATCAAAATGGTGTTTGTGCAAGTATGAATGACATCATTTCCAAGTTGCCAGAAACAATCCCTTCGGCATCTGTAATTTCGTCTAGAGGCTGTTCAGTGCTTCCAGACAACCTTCATTTTGATGCTGAAGGCTACCGAACACTTGGGAATCGCTACGCTCAAAAAATGCTGACCTTATATGGTTATGTTCCCAATAGGGACGCTTATGCTATGGTACTTCAGGCGCCATTCGGATTTGATTTAGAAAATTCGAGTATCAAACATGGTAAGGTTGAAATGATTAGCTATACATCCAAAACTGTTGGCACAACTCGTAAAGCAAATGTGTATACACCTCCAGGTTATTCAAAGGATAAAAAATATCCGGTTTTATATTTATTGCACGGTATTGGTGGCGATGAGAATGAATGGATGAAAGGAGGAAATCCACAAATCATTTTAGATAATTTGTACGCTCAAGGAAAAGTGCAACCTATGATTGTGGTTATGCCCAATGGTCGCGCGATGAAAGATGATAGAGCGACCGGAGATATCATGGCCAAGGATAAAGTGGAAGCTTTTGCAACCTTTGAAAAAGATTTGTTGAATGATTTGATTCCTTATATAGAAAAAAATTATCCAGTTCTGAAAGATAGAGAACAGCGTGCGATTGCAGGATTATCAATGGGAGGAGGGCAGTCACTTAATTTTGGATTGGGCAATTTAGACACCTTTGCTTGGGTTGGCGGATTTTCATCTGCGCCTAATACCAAAGCACCAAAGGAGTTAGTTCCGAATCCTGAAAAAGCAAAAGATAAATTAAAATTACTCTGGATTTCTTGTGGTGATGCTGACGGATTGTTGCCATTTAGCCAACGCACCCACGATTATTTATTTGAAAATGACGTGCCTCACATTTATTATTTAGAACCAGGATATCATGATTTCAAGGTTTGGAAAAATGGACTGTATATGTTTTCTCAACAGTTGTTTAAACCGGTGGATGACAGTTCCTTCAGTAAATATTCTGTGTTGGGACAGGCTTCAAAAACGAATATGAATGACGCAAAATATCCGCAAGTCTTGCCAGATAACCGCGTCATATTTAAAGTAAAGGCTCCAAATGCTAATCAAGTGAGTGTAAAGTTTGGCAAAGAATATAACATGATGAAAGACGGCGCCGGTCAGTGGATGGTAACGACCGACCCATTAGATGAAGGTTTTCATTATTATGTATTGAATATTGATGGGGCAGAAGTGGTGGACCCTTCTACAGATACCTATTACGGAATGGAACGTCTTGCGAGCGGAGTTGAAATTCCTGGCAAAGACCAAGAATTCTATGCTTTAAAAGATGTGCCGCATGGCAATGTTCAAGAGATTTTATTTGCTTCAAAAAGCACACGTGCCACTAGAAGAGCCTTTGTATATACGCCGCCAGGTTACGGTACAGATGCTTCCAAGACCTATCCTGTATTGTATTTACAACATGGTTGGGGCGAAAATGAAACTTCTTGGAGCAAGCAAGGACACGCCAATTTGATTATGGATAATCTAATTGCTGAAAACAAAATCGAACCTTTTATCATCGTGATGGCTTACGGAATGACTAACGAAGTCAAATGGGGAAAACTAAATGAATTTGATGTGACTCGCTTTCAAACGGTGTTGGTGGATGAGTTAATCCCATATATTGATGCAAATTTCCGAACAAAAGCCAATCAAGATAATCGGGCGATGGCCGGTTTGTCGATGGGTGGATATGAAACAAAATTAATAACTCTTAATCGTCCGGAAATGTTTTCACACTATGCGATTTTAAGTGGAGGGACTTACACTCCTGAAGATTTAGAAAAACACCAAAACTTAAAATTAGTCTTTTTAAGCAGTGGAAGTAAAGAAAATCCCGAAGGTATAAAAAGTGCAACATCAGCACTAAAAGATGCTGGAATTAATGCCGCGTCTTACATTTCAGAAGGCACGGCACATGAATTCTTGACCTGGCGTCGCGGTTTGCGTGAATTGGCAATGCTCCTATTTAAGGAGTAA
- a CDS encoding glycoside hydrolase family 43 protein — MKKTQLILLSAMAGLASFTTAHSQSKKASKNPALFTSVTYQGNDQIYKDNPLESNEFYTPILQGCYPDPAITRKGDDYYMVCSSFAMFPGVPIFHSKDLVNWTDLGGVLNNVEEFNPNVTGISEGVYAPGITYNPHNDTFYMIVTAFSGGLGNIVVKTKDPKKGWGSPIKLDFGGIDPSIFFDDNGKGYIVHNDAPDKGKELYNGHRVIKVWDYDVENDKVIPGTDKIIVDGGVDLSKKPIWIEAPHLYKKDGSYYLMCAEGGTGGNHTEVIFKSDSPRGPFIPAPSNPILTQRFFPRDRKNKVDWAGHADLVKGPNDQYYGVFLAVRPNEENRVNTGRETFILPVDWSGEFPVFENGLIPLEPKLEMPEGVENKTGTNGFVPNGNFTFTENFSSDKLDYRWIGLRGPREAFMSTSKKGLQINPFDTNIKEKKPTSTLFHRQQHNSFTFTTTLDYKPKSETDLAGVVALQNEGSNYVFGVTKKDKDYYVVLQKNSWPSRRGDIISEIVASKKIELDKTINLQITAKGDTYEFGYSLDGANFETVGGTVSGDILSTDVAGGFTGALIGLYATSANDAMPIVK; from the coding sequence ATGAAAAAAACACAACTTATATTGCTCTCTGCAATGGCTGGATTAGCATCCTTTACGACTGCACACAGTCAATCAAAAAAAGCATCGAAGAATCCAGCACTATTTACCTCAGTTACCTACCAAGGAAATGACCAAATTTATAAAGATAACCCGCTAGAATCGAACGAATTTTACACGCCCATTTTACAAGGATGTTATCCAGACCCAGCCATTACGCGCAAAGGCGACGATTATTATATGGTCTGTTCCTCATTTGCGATGTTTCCGGGAGTGCCAATTTTCCATTCCAAAGATTTGGTCAATTGGACAGATTTGGGAGGTGTGTTGAATAATGTGGAAGAATTCAATCCGAATGTGACTGGGATAAGCGAAGGGGTTTATGCTCCGGGGATTACTTATAATCCGCATAACGACACCTTTTATATGATTGTGACGGCGTTTTCAGGAGGATTAGGAAACATCGTTGTGAAAACAAAAGATCCTAAAAAAGGTTGGGGCAGCCCGATAAAACTTGATTTTGGAGGGATTGACCCTAGTATATTCTTTGATGATAATGGTAAAGGCTACATCGTTCATAATGATGCGCCTGACAAAGGCAAGGAACTCTACAACGGACACCGTGTTATAAAAGTTTGGGATTATGACGTTGAAAATGATAAGGTAATTCCAGGAACTGATAAAATTATCGTGGATGGTGGTGTGGACCTTTCAAAAAAACCAATTTGGATTGAAGCGCCACATCTTTATAAAAAAGATGGAAGCTATTATTTGATGTGCGCTGAAGGCGGAACCGGTGGAAATCATACGGAAGTTATTTTCAAAAGTGACAGTCCTAGAGGGCCGTTTATTCCTGCGCCAAGCAATCCAATACTTACCCAAAGATTTTTTCCTAGAGATCGAAAAAACAAAGTGGATTGGGCAGGTCATGCCGATTTGGTCAAAGGACCAAACGACCAGTATTACGGTGTGTTTTTAGCGGTGCGTCCAAATGAAGAAAATAGAGTGAATACCGGCCGCGAGACGTTTATACTTCCAGTCGATTGGTCTGGCGAATTTCCTGTATTTGAAAATGGATTGATTCCATTAGAACCGAAATTGGAAATGCCAGAAGGTGTCGAAAATAAAACAGGAACCAATGGATTTGTGCCTAATGGTAATTTTACGTTTACAGAAAATTTTAGTTCTGATAAACTGGATTACCGTTGGATTGGATTAAGAGGTCCACGTGAAGCCTTTATGTCCACTTCAAAAAAAGGCTTACAAATCAATCCGTTTGATACGAACATCAAAGAGAAAAAACCGACTTCAACCTTATTTCACAGACAACAACATAACAGTTTTACATTCACGACCACTTTGGATTATAAACCAAAATCAGAAACTGATTTAGCGGGAGTTGTGGCACTTCAAAATGAGGGTTCTAATTATGTTTTCGGAGTCACTAAAAAAGATAAAGATTATTATGTAGTACTTCAAAAGAATAGCTGGCCATCACGAAGAGGCGATATTATTTCCGAAATAGTGGCAAGTAAAAAAATCGAGTTGGATAAAACTATCAATCTTCAGATTACAGCGAAAGGTGATACATATGAATTTGGCTATTCACTAGACGGAGCCAATTTTGAAACTGTCGGTGGCACCGTTTCCGGAGATATTTTGTCAACGGATGTTGCTGGTGGCTTTACAGGCGCTTTAATCGGTTTGTATGCGACTTCGGCTAATGATGCGATGCCAATAGTGAAATAG
- a CDS encoding family 43 glycosylhydrolase: MNFRNQISVKIAVLVFAFSSSYAQNPLIRNQFTADPSARVFGDKVYVFPSHDILATEDRGRLDWFCMEDYHVFSSENLTDWTDHGTIVQQNKVDWVKPDSYSMWAPDCIERNGKYYFYFPSTVKDSFTDIKGFTIGVAIADKPEGPYTTEPMPIKNVKGIDPNVFIDKDGQAYLYWSQGNIFGAKLKDNMLELDSEVMTLGELPTKGLKEGPYVFERNGIYYLTYPHVENKTERLEYAISDNPLGPFKVAGVIMDESSTGCWTNHQSIINFKNQWYLFYHHNDYSPNFDKARSIRADSLSFNADGTIQKVIPTLRGIGVSKASKEIQIDRYSQISEKGAAIDFIDSTDTFKGWKTVFSNSNAWIKYNTVDFGKKRLKSVVIKTKSENGGTLEIRTDSMNGTLIATVTIPKLDNWKELKITLNKFKAYTQNLIIVSKDDSKTEVDWIKFE; the protein is encoded by the coding sequence ATGAATTTCAGAAATCAGATTTCAGTCAAAATAGCAGTGCTAGTTTTTGCTTTCAGTAGTTCGTATGCACAAAATCCTCTGATTAGAAATCAATTTACGGCAGACCCTTCTGCTCGTGTTTTTGGGGATAAAGTATATGTGTTTCCTTCCCACGATATTTTGGCGACAGAAGATAGAGGACGATTGGATTGGTTCTGCATGGAAGATTACCATGTATTTTCTTCGGAAAACCTGACGGATTGGACGGACCACGGCACCATCGTTCAGCAAAATAAAGTGGATTGGGTAAAACCTGATAGTTATAGCATGTGGGCACCGGATTGCATTGAACGAAACGGCAAGTACTATTTTTATTTTCCATCAACAGTTAAAGATTCATTTACGGATATCAAGGGTTTCACAATTGGTGTGGCGATTGCCGATAAACCTGAAGGACCCTATACAACCGAACCAATGCCCATTAAGAATGTCAAAGGGATTGACCCAAATGTGTTTATCGATAAAGACGGACAAGCCTATTTGTATTGGTCTCAAGGCAACATTTTTGGAGCCAAGCTAAAAGATAATATGCTGGAGTTGGATTCTGAAGTGATGACTTTAGGAGAACTTCCAACGAAAGGCTTAAAGGAAGGCCCTTATGTTTTTGAACGAAACGGTATTTATTATTTGACTTATCCCCATGTTGAAAACAAAACAGAACGTCTGGAATATGCGATTTCAGATAATCCTTTAGGTCCATTTAAAGTAGCGGGCGTTATTATGGATGAATCGTCAACGGGCTGCTGGACCAACCATCAATCCATCATAAACTTCAAAAACCAATGGTATCTGTTTTACCATCACAATGACTACTCGCCCAATTTTGACAAAGCAAGGTCCATCAGAGCCGATAGTTTAAGCTTCAATGCAGATGGGACTATTCAAAAAGTAATTCCGACCTTGAGAGGAATTGGAGTTTCAAAGGCTTCCAAAGAAATTCAAATAGACAGGTATAGCCAGATTAGTGAAAAAGGTGCCGCCATTGATTTTATAGATTCCACCGATACTTTTAAAGGTTGGAAAACAGTATTCAGCAACTCTAATGCGTGGATAAAATACAATACGGTTGATTTTGGTAAAAAACGCTTAAAATCAGTCGTCATAAAAACGAAATCAGAGAACGGAGGAACCTTGGAAATTCGTACAGATTCCATGAATGGAACTCTTATTGCGACTGTCACTATTCCTAAATTAGATAATTGGAAAGAATTAAAAATCACTTTGAACAAATTCAAAGCGTACACTCAAAATCTAATCATTGTCTCTAAAGATGATTCTAAAACTGAAGTAGACTGGATAAAATTTGAATAA
- a CDS encoding glycoside hydrolase family 43 protein produces the protein MKNTLIFLLSIINYSVLSSQNPIVQTNYTADPAPMVHNGKVYLYTSHDEDESTWFTMDDWRLYTTEDMVNWTDHGAILSYKDFDWAKKNAWAPQCVARDGKFYMYVPITDRQGKNGIGVAVGNSPYGPFIDPLGKPLISNTSADIDPTIFIDDDGQAYMFWGNPVCYYVKLTEDMMTLDGDIKQIPNTIEAFGKREGKVNEQRPTTYEEGPWMYKRNNLYYLFFAAGPIPEHIGYSTSTNINGPWTYKGIVMPTQGGAFTNHPGVIDFKGKSYFFYHNGALPGGGGFTRSVCVEELKFNPDGSIVQMNMTEGIKQSLGTLNPYVKNEAETIAWSEGVKSMENRMVGNFITADYNDAYTKVKAVDFQKESASKFTARIGTTHNSDVSMEIRLDSKEGELLGTIKVPMTGGNDRWELRTIDIKNVSGVHDLYFIFKGKAASQILFFDYWMFSK, from the coding sequence ATGAAAAACACATTAATCTTCCTATTAAGTATTATAAATTATTCGGTTTTAAGTTCGCAAAATCCGATCGTACAAACCAATTATACCGCCGACCCTGCGCCGATGGTACACAATGGCAAAGTGTATTTGTACACCAGCCATGATGAGGATGAGTCTACCTGGTTTACGATGGACGACTGGAGGTTATATACAACTGAAGACATGGTCAATTGGACTGACCACGGCGCTATACTATCCTATAAAGATTTTGACTGGGCCAAAAAAAATGCTTGGGCGCCTCAATGTGTTGCCCGTGATGGCAAGTTTTATATGTACGTCCCAATTACAGACCGTCAAGGTAAAAATGGTATTGGGGTGGCGGTTGGCAATAGTCCGTATGGGCCGTTTATAGACCCATTGGGCAAACCATTAATTTCCAATACGAGTGCTGATATTGACCCCACGATTTTTATTGATGATGATGGTCAGGCTTATATGTTTTGGGGAAATCCAGTTTGCTATTACGTAAAGTTGACCGAAGATATGATGACCTTGGATGGCGACATCAAACAAATCCCGAATACTATAGAAGCATTTGGTAAACGTGAAGGAAAAGTCAATGAACAAAGACCTACGACCTATGAAGAAGGACCGTGGATGTATAAACGCAACAATCTGTATTATTTATTCTTTGCTGCGGGTCCAATTCCGGAGCATATCGGCTATTCTACAAGCACCAATATCAACGGACCTTGGACTTATAAAGGAATTGTAATGCCAACCCAAGGCGGCGCTTTTACCAACCATCCCGGAGTCATTGATTTCAAAGGGAAAAGCTATTTCTTCTATCATAATGGCGCACTACCAGGTGGTGGTGGTTTTACCCGTTCTGTTTGTGTGGAAGAACTCAAATTTAATCCAGATGGCTCCATCGTTCAGATGAATATGACTGAAGGCATCAAACAAAGTTTGGGTACCTTAAATCCATATGTGAAAAATGAGGCCGAAACGATTGCCTGGTCAGAAGGCGTAAAATCTATGGAAAATAGGATGGTTGGTAATTTTATCACAGCCGACTATAATGACGCATATACTAAAGTGAAGGCGGTTGATTTCCAAAAAGAAAGCGCTTCAAAATTTACGGCGCGAATCGGTACTACTCATAATTCTGATGTGTCTATGGAAATAAGATTGGACAGTAAAGAAGGCGAGCTACTAGGAACGATAAAAGTGCCTATGACTGGCGGTAATGATAGATGGGAATTACGAACGATTGATATCAAAAACGTTTCAGGTGTTCACGACCTGTATTTTATATTCAAGGGAAAAGCTGCGAGCCAGATTTTGTTTTTTGATTATTGGATGTTCTCAAAATAA